A part of Bufo bufo chromosome 7, aBufBuf1.1, whole genome shotgun sequence genomic DNA contains:
- the LOC121008632 gene encoding cytochrome P450 27C1 has translation MAEGVRSLKEMPGPSTITNLVEFFWRDGFSRIHEIQRKHISEYGRIFKSHFGPQFVVSIADRDMVAQVLRAERDSPQRANMESWQEYRDMRGRSTGLISAEGKKWLAMRSVLRQKILKPRDVAVYSGGVNEVVHDLIKRIHFLRSQEDDGETVTNVNDLYFKYSMEAVATILYECRLGCLNRHVPKQTLEYIEALELMFSMFKTTMYAGAIPKWLRPFIPKPWEEFCRSWDGLFRFSQIHVDNKLREIESQLEKGEEVKGGLLTSLLISKELSVEELYANMTEMLLAGVDTTSFTLSWATYLLAKNPSAQQTVYDEIVRKLGKDVVPTAEDVPRVPLVRAVLKETLRLFPVLPGNGRVTQDDLVIGGYLIPKGTQLALCHYSTSYDEDYFSAAEEFRPSRWLRHGHLDKVENFGSIPFGYGIRSCIGRRIAELEIHLALIQLLQKFEIKTSPKTQSVLPKTHGLLCPVGAINVRYVDRK, from the exons CGAAAGCACATCAGTGAATATGGCCGAATCTTCAAGTCGCACTTTGGTCCTCAGTTTGTGGTATCAATTGCAGACAGAGACATGGTTGCTCAGGTTCTACGGGCCGAAAGAGACTCTCCTCAGCGAGCCAACATGGAGTCCTGGCAAGAATATAGGGACATGAGAGGACGATCCACCGGTCTCATATCTGC GGAAGGTAAGAAGTGGCTCGCCATGCGCAGCGTTCTACGTCAGAAAATCCTGAAGCCCAGAGACGTGGCCGTATATTCCGGGGGAGTCAATGAAGTGGTCCACGACTTAATCAAGAGGATCCACTTCCTACGAtctcaagaagatgatggtgaaaCTGTGACCAACGTCAATGACCTCTACTTCAAATACTCGATGGAAG CTGTGGCCACCATATTGTACGAGTGCCGGCTCGGCTGCCTGAATCGGCACGTTCCTAAGCAGACCCTGGAGTACATTGAAGCCCTGGAGCTCATGTTTAGCATGTTTAAGACCACGATGTACGCCGGCGCCATACCCAAGTGGTTGCGTCCATTCATCCCCAAACCCTGGGAGGAGTTCTGTCGCTCCTGGGACGGCCTCTTCAGATTTA GTCAGATCCACGTGGATAACAAGCTGAGGGAGATTGAATCTCAGCTGGAGAAGGGGGAGGAGGTTAAAGGGGGGCTCCTGACGTCACTACTGATCAGTAAGGAGCTATCTGTGGAGGAACTCTACGCCAACATGACCGAGATGCTCCTTGCTGGAGTCGATACG ACCTCATTTACACTCTCTTGGGCGACCTACCTACTGGCCAAAAACCCTAGTGCCCAGCAGACCGTTTATGATGAAATTGtccggaaactagggaaggacgtGGTGCCCACCGCAGAGGACGTCCCCAGGGTGCCACTCGTGAGAGCCGTGCTGAAGGAGACCCTCAG aTTATTTCCAGTTTTACCAGGGAACGGCAGAGTGACCCAGGACGATCTGGTGATCGGAGGATATTTGATCCCTAAAGGA ACCCAGCTGGCGTTGTGCCACTATTCCACCTCGTATGATGAGGACTACTTCTCTGCGGCAGAAGAATTCCGGCCCAGTCGCTGGTTGCGGCACGGACACCTGGACAAAGTCGAGAACTTTGGCTCCATTCCATTTGGCTATGGAATCCGCAGCTGCATCGGGAGGAGAATCGCGGAACTGGAGATTCACCTGGCGCTTATACAG CTCCTTCAGAAATTTGAGATCAAGACTTCACCGAAGACGCAAAGTGTCCTTCCAAAAACACACGGACTGCTCTGCCCAGTGGGTGCCATCAATGTACGTTATGTGGACCGTAAGTGA